From the genome of Streptomyces ficellus:
CCGATGATGTTGATGATCGACGTGGTGAACGAGTAGAAGAACGAGCTCGACGGGTCGATGCCCACGGACTGCCACAGCGTCGAGGAGTAGTAGAACGCGACGTTGATGCCGACGAGCTGCTGGAAGACGGACAGTCCGATGCCGACCCAGACGATGGGCAGGAAGCCGAAGCGGCTGCCGAGCAGGTCACGGAAGGTCGACTTGTGCTCGCGGCGCATGGCGTTCTCGATCTCGGCGACGCGCGCGTCCAGGTCGACGCCCTTGCCCTCGACCTCGGAGAGGACCTCCTTGGCCTTGTCCTTGCGGCCGACGGAGATCAGGAAGCGGGGCGACTCGGGGATCGCGAAGGAGAGCAGGCCGTACAGCACGGCCGGGATCACCATGACGCCGAGCATCCACTGCCAGGCCTCCAGGCCGGCGATCTCGCCGCGCTGGTCGCCGTCGGCCATGTTGAGGATGGCCCAGTTGACGAGCTGGGAGACGGCGATGCCGATGACGATCGCGGCCTGCTGGAAGGAGCCGAGGCGGCCGCGGTAGGCGGCGGGGGCGACCTCGGCGATGTACGCGGGGCCGATCACGGAGGCCATGCCGATGGCGAAGCCGCCGACCACGCGCCACATGGCGAGGTCCCAGAGGGCGAACGGCAGGGCGGAACCGACGGCGCTGATGGTGAACAGGACGGCGGCGATCTGCATGCAGCGGATACGGCCGATGCGGTCGGCGATCCGGCCGGCGGTCGCTGCGCCGATGGCGCAGCCGATCAGGGCGATGGCGATGACCTGGGCGAGGGTGCCGGAGCCGATCTCGTACCGGTGGCGGATGGCCTCGACGGCGCCGTTGATGACGGAGCTGTCGTAGCCGAAGAGGAATCCGCCCATCGCGGCGGCGGCCGTGATGAAGATGACATGGCCGAGGTGGTCGGGATGGGCCTCTCGGGCCCCCGACGGCGACGGCTGCGCGGTGCTGGTCACGTGAACTCCTGGTACCCGGCGCCGTCGCCGGGCATGGGGGGCGAGCCCTTCAAGTGGCGCACAACTTCACGCCGCCCACCACTTGAAGGTAAAAGCAACGTTGCAGAGACTATGCCTTCAAGTTTCGAAGTCAAGAGTCTTCGGACCACGAATCTTCCGGCACGGCGTGTCGGGCTTGCGTTCAGTAAATGAAACAACTGGTCAGGGGCTGGTCACCACTGCCCAGCCGGAGTCGGCTGCGGGCGTACCCCAGCTCAGCGCAGGCGCTGGCTGATGACCTTCGACACCCCGTCGCCCTGCATGGACACGCCGTAGAGCGCGTCCGCGACCTCCATGGTCCGCTTCTGGTGGGTGATCACGATCAGCTGGGAGCTCTCCTGGAGCTCCTCCATGATCCGGATCAGCCGCTGGAGGTTGGTGTCGTCCAGCGCCGCCTCGACCTCGTCCATCACGTAGAACGGGCTCGGTCGCGCCTTGAAGATCGACACCAGCATGGCGACGGCCGTCAGCGACCGCTCCCCACCGGACAGCAGCGACAGCCGCTTGACCTTCTTGCCCGGAGGGCGGGCCTCGACGTCCACGCCCGTGGTGAGCATGTTGTCGGGGTCGGTCAGGACGAGCCGCCCCTCGCCGCCCGGGAAGAGCCGCGAGAACACACCCTCGAACTCCCTCGCCGTGTCGCGGAAGGCCTCCGTGAAGACCTGCTCGACGCGTTCGTCCACCTCCTTCACCACCTGAAGGAGGTCGGCCCGCGTCTTCTTCAGGTCTTCGAGCTGCTCCGAGAGGAACTGGTGGCGCTCCTCCAGCGCCGCGAACTCCTCCAGCGCCAGCGGATTCACCTTCCCGAGCTGCTGGTACGCCCGTTCGGCCGA
Proteins encoded in this window:
- a CDS encoding sugar porter family MFS transporter, producing MTSTAQPSPSGAREAHPDHLGHVIFITAAAAMGGFLFGYDSSVINGAVEAIRHRYEIGSGTLAQVIAIALIGCAIGAATAGRIADRIGRIRCMQIAAVLFTISAVGSALPFALWDLAMWRVVGGFAIGMASVIGPAYIAEVAPAAYRGRLGSFQQAAIVIGIAVSQLVNWAILNMADGDQRGEIAGLEAWQWMLGVMVIPAVLYGLLSFAIPESPRFLISVGRKDKAKEVLSEVEGKGVDLDARVAEIENAMRREHKSTFRDLLGSRFGFLPIVWVGIGLSVFQQLVGINVAFYYSSTLWQSVGIDPSSSFFYSFTTSIINIIGTVIAMVLVDRVGRRPLALVGSAGMAIALAFEAWAFSADLVDGKLPEAQGVVALIAAHVFVLFFALSWGVVVWVFLGEMFPNRIRAAALGVAASAQWIANWAITASFPSLADWNLSGTYIIYTVFAVLSIPFVLKYVKETKGKALEEMG